One part of the Parabacteroides distasonis ATCC 8503 genome encodes these proteins:
- a CDS encoding hybrid sensor histidine kinase/response regulator transcription factor, which produces MRNILFTVLFIGILSLIASPISLASKSLHKANMINLSNNAIICMHQDPDGYLWIGTYDGLNLYNGKDTYVYRFELNNKNSLCSNIIHKISDAEPGFLWISTSLGINKFSLKKRKVTESYPGYMESDLVATDSSGITLAICKENRISCYTPFSDGFRDLPREGIGPQTVRTLFAGTDGYFYLLLTSGILKKLTPDFSNTTFNLLSEERQFHNKPILSAFHENNHIFIVDTDNKLYRQQVDGSGKEFLFDLSGMTNKYGNIIKICTFQSNVYIVFRNGNILDLSQPENTIDTGIGIFCLMNDKRQEILWVGTDGQGIRMFYDKPDLFGSILLKDLPINIQNPIRSLYTDNDRSLWFGTKGDGIVRIQAYDTYPNKKAIPQSAITHFTTADGLSSNRVYSFQRSEFHPCIWIGTEGPGLCYYSYKENRIKTIPQQEDTPPIRYIHSICEVNDSTLWLATTGNGLLKVTLRMDKVTPTISKIQTFPLKNGENTCKEIQSMIYDNDSTLFLGSRGGYGVISFNIFNQKYEFLQTNNLRNPAIGDVLSVCQTEDSTFYAGASSGLTRIKFKRGKIHLRQFDKSNGIANDMIHGIHEGNDSCIWLSTNKGLTKYNPRNNFFHNYHQPYFSVTEFSDDAYWKCPYSERLFFGGINGLVWVNKQTEPEHTYQPELSFFELQMDKQILPLYKDISRNGVTVPADVQSLTIAFVAPDYINGENYEYSYQLVNYNSSWEKLQKTNKVTFMNLPYGEYLLKVRYRNDVIDSSAKEYTLPIKVLPPIYLSSLAIFTYLFIGTVLIIIAIYRIHYQILKKQKQIADKIKEEQKEKLYESKLNFFTHITHELCTPLTLINGVENYIQAYAATSKDKTLEKYTSVLRENVEELNGLIQEILDFRKAEDAGFSHTHIRRVSVSSLLRTQFEWFYPLSEQHQIQFKIDAPKELYWNTDSVYFKKILANLISNAFKYTEDGGTVRISLHEEENFLVLKVYNTGKGIEEADMQNIFDRYRILGTMDNDDNRQNTARNGLGLFICHSLVQSLGGKIDIESEVGQYAEFTVTLPFGIVEESSDDTIDEDIPVSLPSPNTDIQKPQISHTAQKETEDKPMILVIDDHKDIVWLITETLSSEYQVQEAYNAEEALEFLKQYTPSLIITDIMMPNIDGLELISLIKENRYTRHIPLIIVSAKISDQEQAAGLNIGADAYLTKPFSPTVLLSVVNRLMTNQRELKEYFYSPESAYQYTEGQLLHQEDKEFLDAVTAIIKENVSKEGLGPELVADALNINTRILYRRFKKISTMTPSDFIKDYRLNYAAQLLVNTNMSVQEIIYNVGISNKSYFYREFARKYNMTPKEYRTKEA; this is translated from the coding sequence ATGAGAAATATCCTGTTTACCGTTTTATTTATAGGAATACTATCTTTAATCGCATCTCCTATCTCACTCGCGTCTAAATCTTTGCATAAGGCAAATATGATTAATTTGTCGAACAATGCCATTATTTGCATGCATCAAGATCCGGATGGCTATTTGTGGATCGGGACTTACGACGGACTTAACTTATACAACGGAAAAGATACGTATGTATATCGTTTCGAATTAAATAACAAAAACTCTCTTTGTAGTAATATCATTCACAAAATATCCGACGCAGAACCCGGCTTTTTATGGATATCAACCTCTTTAGGTATCAATAAATTCTCGCTAAAGAAACGGAAAGTCACCGAGTCTTACCCGGGATACATGGAGAGTGATCTGGTAGCGACCGATTCATCCGGTATCACATTAGCCATTTGTAAAGAAAACCGGATATCTTGTTACACCCCATTTAGCGATGGATTCCGGGATCTGCCGAGAGAAGGGATAGGCCCTCAAACCGTACGGACTTTATTCGCCGGAACAGACGGATATTTTTATTTACTATTGACCTCGGGAATACTGAAAAAGTTAACACCGGATTTCTCCAATACAACTTTTAATTTACTATCGGAAGAACGCCAATTCCATAATAAACCGATCTTATCCGCATTTCATGAGAATAACCATATCTTCATTGTCGATACCGACAATAAGTTATATCGCCAACAGGTAGACGGAAGCGGGAAAGAATTCCTGTTTGATCTGTCTGGAATGACAAATAAATATGGAAACATCATTAAGATATGTACCTTCCAATCCAATGTATATATCGTTTTCCGTAACGGCAATATTCTAGACCTAAGCCAACCGGAAAACACGATAGACACGGGCATCGGTATCTTTTGCCTGATGAACGATAAAAGACAGGAGATTCTTTGGGTAGGGACCGATGGACAAGGCATACGGATGTTTTACGATAAACCCGATCTTTTCGGCTCTATCTTACTCAAGGATTTACCGATTAATATACAGAACCCCATACGTTCTTTATATACAGACAATGATCGATCCCTTTGGTTCGGGACAAAAGGAGACGGAATTGTCCGGATACAAGCCTATGACACTTACCCAAACAAAAAGGCGATTCCACAAAGCGCTATCACGCATTTCACCACCGCCGACGGATTATCCAGCAACCGGGTATATAGCTTCCAGAGAAGCGAATTCCATCCTTGTATCTGGATCGGTACGGAAGGCCCGGGGCTCTGTTATTATTCTTATAAAGAAAATCGAATAAAGACGATCCCGCAGCAAGAGGACACTCCCCCTATCCGCTATATCCATTCTATTTGTGAGGTAAACGACTCGACATTATGGTTGGCGACAACCGGCAACGGATTACTGAAGGTTACTTTACGTATGGATAAAGTCACGCCTACAATCAGTAAGATACAAACCTTCCCGCTAAAAAACGGGGAGAATACCTGCAAAGAGATTCAATCCATGATATATGATAACGACTCGACCTTATTTCTCGGGAGTCGTGGCGGTTATGGGGTTATTAGTTTTAACATATTCAACCAGAAATATGAGTTCCTGCAAACCAACAATTTAAGGAATCCGGCCATTGGAGACGTGTTATCTGTATGCCAGACCGAGGATTCTACTTTCTATGCAGGCGCCAGCTCCGGACTTACCCGGATTAAATTTAAAAGAGGAAAGATACATTTACGCCAATTCGATAAAAGCAACGGGATCGCAAACGACATGATCCATGGCATTCATGAGGGGAATGATAGCTGTATCTGGTTAAGCACCAATAAAGGTCTCACCAAATATAATCCCCGGAATAATTTTTTCCATAATTATCATCAACCTTATTTTAGCGTCACGGAATTCTCTGATGACGCTTATTGGAAATGCCCATACTCCGAGCGTTTATTCTTTGGAGGCATCAACGGATTAGTCTGGGTAAATAAACAAACGGAGCCGGAGCATACCTATCAACCCGAATTAAGTTTCTTCGAGTTGCAAATGGATAAACAAATCCTTCCATTATATAAGGACATCAGCCGGAACGGTGTAACGGTTCCGGCTGATGTGCAATCGTTAACGATTGCGTTCGTCGCTCCGGATTACATCAACGGGGAGAATTACGAGTATTCGTATCAGTTGGTCAACTATAATTCCTCTTGGGAAAAATTGCAAAAGACAAACAAGGTAACTTTCATGAACCTCCCGTACGGGGAATACTTGCTGAAAGTCCGTTATCGTAACGATGTCATTGATTCGTCGGCAAAAGAATACACCCTACCTATCAAGGTATTACCTCCTATTTATCTAAGCTCATTAGCTATTTTCACGTATCTTTTTATCGGTACGGTTTTAATCATCATTGCCATCTATCGCATCCATTACCAAATACTAAAGAAACAGAAACAAATAGCAGACAAGATCAAGGAGGAGCAAAAAGAGAAGCTATACGAGTCTAAGCTGAATTTCTTTACCCATATCACGCATGAGTTATGTACCCCGCTTACCTTGATCAATGGCGTGGAGAATTATATCCAAGCCTATGCCGCCACCTCAAAAGACAAGACATTAGAAAAATACACTTCAGTCCTCCGGGAAAATGTAGAGGAACTGAACGGGCTTATCCAAGAAATCCTTGATTTCCGGAAAGCGGAAGACGCTGGATTCAGTCATACGCACATCCGAAGAGTATCCGTATCCTCTCTTTTGCGAACTCAATTCGAATGGTTTTACCCACTATCCGAGCAACACCAAATCCAATTCAAGATCGATGCTCCCAAAGAGCTTTATTGGAATACGGATTCCGTCTATTTCAAGAAGATCCTAGCAAATCTGATTTCCAACGCATTTAAGTATACGGAAGACGGGGGCACGGTTCGTATCTCCTTACATGAGGAGGAGAACTTCCTCGTCCTTAAAGTTTACAACACCGGCAAAGGAATCGAGGAGGCAGACATGCAAAATATTTTCGACCGATATCGTATCCTTGGCACGATGGATAACGACGATAACAGGCAAAATACGGCACGGAATGGCCTCGGCTTATTTATCTGCCACAGCCTCGTACAATCCTTAGGTGGTAAAATCGACATAGAGAGTGAGGTCGGCCAATATGCTGAATTTACAGTTACCTTACCTTTTGGCATCGTAGAGGAGAGCTCAGACGACACGATAGACGAAGATATTCCCGTATCGCTTCCTTCCCCAAACACGGATATACAAAAGCCGCAAATCTCACATACGGCACAAAAAGAGACGGAAGATAAACCGATGATACTCGTTATCGACGATCATAAAGACATCGTCTGGCTAATCACGGAAACCCTCTCTTCCGAATATCAGGTTCAGGAAGCTTATAATGCGGAGGAGGCTCTGGAATTCCTCAAGCAATACACTCCCTCCCTTATCATCACCGATATCATGATGCCTAATATCGACGGATTGGAATTGATCTCTCTTATCAAGGAAAATAGATATACCCGTCATATCCCGCTTATTATCGTATCTGCCAAAATATCAGACCAAGAGCAAGCGGCAGGACTTAATATAGGAGCGGATGCCTATCTAACCAAGCCTTTCTCGCCAACAGTTCTCCTATCCGTCGTGAACCGATTGATGACAAATCAAAGAGAATTAAAAGAGTATTTCTATTCTCCGGAAAGTGCTTATCAATATACGGAAGGGCAATTATTACATCAAGAAGACAAGGAATTCCTTGACGCCGTAACCGCTATCATCAAAGAAAATGTCAGCAAGGAAGGACTCGGTCCCGAGCTGGTAGCGGACGCACTGAATATAAACACCCGCATCTTATATCGCCGTTTCAAGAAAATATCTACCATGACGCCGAGTGATTTTATAAAGGATTATAGGTTAAACTATGCAGCGCAATTACTCGTAAATACCAACATGAGCGTTCAGGAAATTATTTATAATGTAGGGATTTCTAACAAATCATACTTCTATAGGGAGTTTGCCCGTAAATATAACATGACTCCTAAAGAATACCGCACAAAAGAGGCATAA
- the pflB gene encoding formate C-acetyltransferase produces the protein MKFENEYWDHFKGETWKREINVRDFIQSNYTPYEGDDSFLVASSEKTRKVWNKLTEMFKVEREKGVYDAETKLPQGIDVYGPGYIDKENEVIVGLQTDAPLKRGIFPKGGIRMVENSLEAYGYHLDPMTKEIFTKYRKTHNEGVFSAYTEEMVAARRSAIITGLPDAYGRGRIIGDYRRVALYGTAILIEEKKRFLNRLDIQEITEEIIQSREEISEQIKALKAFERMCASYGFDVTRPAQNAREAVQFVYLAYLAAVKDQDGAAMSIGRTSTFLDIYIEKDIREGKMTEEEAQELVDQLIIKLRIVRFLRTPEYNDLFSGDPVWVTESLGGQGVDGRSLVTRTSYRYLHTLYNLGPAPEPNLTVLWFKNAPENWKRFCAKVSIDTSAIQYENDDLMRPDYGDDYGIACCVSPMKIGKQMQFFGARANLAKCLLYAINGGRDERSGVQVAPMFEPVRSEYLEYDEVMAKYEQMMRWLAKVYVNALKIIHYMHDKYAYEAFEMSLHDGDVERIRATGIAGLSIVADSLAAIRDTKVRVIRDERGLAVDFEREGEYVPFGNNDDRTDSIAVEITEKFMEYLRQHETYRHAKPTQSILTITSNVVYGKKTGTTPDGRIGGTPFAPGANPMNGRDTKGAIAALASVAKLPFQHAHDGISYTFAVSPATLGKEREMQINNLVSLLDGYFTPDGGQHLNVNVFDKDLLIDAMEHPEKYPQLTIRVSGYAVNFVKLTREQQLDVISRTINHSL, from the coding sequence ATGAAATTTGAGAATGAGTACTGGGATCACTTTAAGGGTGAGACCTGGAAGAGAGAGATCAATGTAAGAGATTTTATCCAGAGTAACTATACGCCTTATGAAGGGGATGATTCCTTTTTAGTCGCTTCTTCCGAGAAGACCCGTAAGGTCTGGAACAAGCTGACCGAGATGTTTAAGGTCGAGAGAGAAAAGGGAGTTTATGACGCCGAGACAAAATTACCTCAAGGGATCGATGTATATGGTCCGGGCTATATTGATAAGGAGAATGAGGTTATCGTTGGGTTACAAACCGATGCTCCGCTGAAACGTGGTATCTTCCCGAAGGGTGGTATCCGTATGGTCGAGAATAGCTTGGAAGCCTACGGTTATCATTTAGACCCGATGACGAAAGAGATCTTCACGAAGTACCGTAAGACGCATAACGAGGGCGTTTTCTCCGCATATACGGAAGAGATGGTTGCCGCACGTCGTTCGGCTATCATCACCGGCTTGCCCGATGCGTATGGTAGAGGACGTATTATCGGTGACTATCGTCGTGTCGCTTTATATGGTACGGCAATCTTGATCGAGGAGAAAAAGCGTTTCTTGAATCGTTTGGATATCCAAGAGATCACGGAAGAGATTATCCAGAGCCGTGAGGAGATTTCTGAGCAAATCAAGGCGTTGAAAGCGTTCGAGAGAATGTGCGCTAGTTATGGCTTCGACGTGACCCGCCCGGCGCAAAATGCTCGTGAGGCGGTTCAGTTTGTGTATTTGGCTTATCTGGCAGCGGTAAAAGATCAGGATGGTGCGGCAATGTCTATCGGACGTACCTCTACATTCTTGGATATTTACATCGAGAAAGACATCCGTGAGGGTAAGATGACGGAAGAGGAGGCGCAAGAGTTAGTAGACCAGCTGATCATCAAGTTGCGTATCGTTCGTTTCTTACGTACACCGGAATACAATGATTTGTTCTCCGGTGATCCGGTTTGGGTAACAGAGTCGTTGGGCGGTCAAGGAGTGGACGGACGTTCTTTGGTAACGAGAACTTCCTATCGTTATCTCCATACATTGTATAATTTAGGTCCGGCACCGGAACCCAACTTGACGGTGCTGTGGTTCAAGAACGCTCCCGAGAACTGGAAACGTTTCTGTGCCAAGGTCTCTATCGATACGTCGGCTATCCAATATGAGAATGACGATTTGATGCGTCCGGATTATGGGGATGATTATGGTATCGCTTGTTGCGTTTCCCCCATGAAGATCGGAAAGCAGATGCAGTTCTTCGGCGCTCGTGCGAATTTAGCGAAGTGTTTATTGTATGCGATCAATGGAGGACGGGATGAGCGTAGCGGCGTACAGGTAGCCCCGATGTTCGAACCGGTTCGCAGTGAGTATCTGGAGTATGATGAGGTGATGGCTAAGTATGAACAAATGATGCGCTGGTTGGCGAAGGTATATGTGAACGCCTTGAAGATAATCCATTATATGCATGATAAATATGCGTATGAGGCATTCGAGATGTCGCTTCACGATGGGGATGTAGAGCGTATCCGTGCGACAGGTATCGCCGGTCTTTCTATCGTTGCCGATTCGTTGGCTGCTATCCGTGATACGAAAGTACGTGTGATCCGTGACGAGCGTGGCTTGGCGGTTGATTTCGAACGTGAGGGCGAATATGTTCCTTTCGGTAATAACGATGATCGTACGGATAGTATCGCTGTAGAGATCACCGAGAAGTTCATGGAATATTTGCGTCAGCACGAGACCTATCGCCATGCGAAACCTACGCAGTCCATCCTTACGATCACCTCTAATGTGGTATATGGTAAGAAGACTGGTACGACACCGGATGGCCGTATCGGTGGAACTCCTTTCGCTCCGGGTGCGAACCCTATGAACGGTCGTGATACGAAAGGTGCTATCGCTGCGCTAGCTTCGGTAGCGAAGCTTCCATTCCAGCATGCGCACGACGGCATCTCTTATACTTTCGCTGTTTCTCCGGCTACGTTGGGAAAGGAGCGTGAAATGCAGATCAATAATCTGGTTAGCTTATTGGATGGCTATTTTACTCCGGATGGAGGTCAGCATCTGAATGTTAACGTATTTGATAAGGATTTGTTGATCGACGCTATGGAACATCCCGAGAAATATCCGCAACTTACGATCCGTGTATCCGGATATGCGGTAAACTTCGTGAAACTGACTCGTGAACAACAGTTGGATGTTATTTCAAGAACCATTAACCATTCACTGTAA
- the pflA gene encoding pyruvate formate-lyase-activating protein, translated as MIKGKIHSLESFGTVDGPGIRFVVFMQGCPLRCLYCHNPDTWNPKGKVKYQMTPGELLTEVLRYKSFIARGGVTVTGGEPLLQPEFLKEFFRLCQEQGLHTALDTSGFVCTSKAWEVLDYADLVLLDIKTLNPDLHPLLAGVKQDNTLLFLDELERRGIDTWIRHVIVPGYTDNDEWLEALARYVSSYKVVRKVELLPYHTMGTYKYEQLGLDYPLKGVEPLSKERLDNAKAIFSRYKPENNKA; from the coding sequence GTGATAAAAGGTAAGATACATTCATTAGAGAGTTTCGGGACCGTAGATGGTCCCGGAATTCGCTTTGTCGTTTTTATGCAGGGCTGCCCGTTGCGTTGCCTGTATTGCCATAACCCGGATACTTGGAACCCGAAAGGGAAGGTGAAATATCAGATGACTCCCGGCGAGCTATTGACGGAAGTTTTACGGTATAAGAGTTTTATCGCCCGTGGGGGGGTGACTGTTACCGGTGGGGAACCTTTATTGCAACCTGAGTTTCTGAAAGAGTTTTTCCGTTTGTGCCAAGAGCAAGGTCTTCACACAGCTTTGGACACATCTGGTTTCGTATGTACCTCAAAAGCTTGGGAAGTCTTGGATTATGCGGACTTAGTGTTATTGGACATCAAAACCTTAAACCCGGATTTGCATCCGTTACTGGCGGGTGTCAAGCAGGATAATACGCTTCTGTTTTTGGATGAATTGGAGAGACGTGGCATAGATACTTGGATTCGCCATGTTATTGTCCCCGGATATACGGATAATGACGAGTGGCTGGAGGCGTTAGCTCGGTATGTCAGTTCATATAAAGTGGTTCGCAAAGTGGAATTGTTGCCTTATCATACGATGGGAACCTATAAATATGAGCAATTAGGCCTCGATTATCCGTTAAAGGGGGTGGAGCCCTTATCAAAAGAACGTTTAGATAATGCGAAAGCGATATTCTCTCGCTACAAACCAGAAAATAACAAGGCCTGA
- a CDS encoding Crp/Fnr family transcriptional regulator gives MMNSMKTPQEIAEMISKRFYPLPDADLDSLASIIESSKAAKGELLLDNGQISKYLYYVESGLLRQFYYKNKRDITEHFSCEGNIVICIASTFQREPTRLLIEALEPTVYHRISFSEFSDLLKTSLAINRLYQKILEWALMLSQEKADSWRFESARKRYLRFQQEYPEVAKRASVNHIASYLLMTPESLSRVRAGVL, from the coding sequence ATGATGAATAGTATGAAGACACCACAAGAAATAGCCGAAATGATATCCAAACGTTTTTATCCATTACCCGATGCGGATTTGGATTCTCTGGCCTCGATCATAGAATCAAGTAAGGCTGCGAAAGGAGAATTATTGTTGGATAACGGACAAATATCTAAATATTTATATTATGTGGAATCGGGATTATTACGCCAGTTTTACTATAAGAATAAACGTGATATTACCGAGCATTTCTCCTGTGAGGGAAATATCGTTATTTGTATAGCCAGCACATTCCAAAGAGAACCGACGCGTTTATTAATCGAGGCATTGGAACCGACGGTTTATCACCGGATCTCTTTTTCGGAATTTAGCGATTTATTGAAAACATCTTTAGCTATTAATAGATTGTACCAGAAAATACTGGAGTGGGCTTTGATGCTTTCGCAAGAGAAAGCGGACTCTTGGCGTTTTGAGTCGGCAAGAAAACGTTATCTGCGTTTTCAACAGGAATATCCGGAAGTAGCGAAGCGTGCTTCTGTCAATCATATCGCCTCGTATTTATTGATGACACCCGAATCTTTGAGCCGGGTACGGGCGGGAGTGCTGTAG
- the eno gene encoding phosphopyruvate hydratase: MKIEKITGREILDSRGNPTVEVDILLESGVMGRASVPSGASTGENEALELRDGDKKRYGGKGVLKAVENINTIIAPALKGMSALDQIGIDHAMLALDGTKTKSKLGANAILGVSLAVAKAAANYLDIPLYRYIGGTNTYVMPVPMMNIINGGSHSDAPIAFQEFMIRPVGAASFKEGLRMGAEVFHALKKVLHDRGLSTAVGDEGGFAPNLEGTEDALNSIIAAIKAAGYEPGKDVMIGMDCASSEFYKDGIYDYTKFEGEKGVKRTSDEQVDYLEKLINEYPIDSIEDGMSENDWAGWKKLTDRIGNHCQLVGDDLFVTNVEFLSRGIKEGCGNSILIKVNQIGSLTETLNAIEMAHRHGYTTVTSHRSGETEDATIADIAVATNSGQIKTGSLSRSDRMAKYNQLLRIEEELGDRAVYGYKRIN; this comes from the coding sequence ATGAAAATAGAAAAGATTACAGGACGTGAGATCCTAGATTCAAGAGGTAACCCGACAGTAGAGGTTGATATTTTACTAGAGTCCGGCGTTATGGGCCGTGCGTCTGTGCCTTCCGGTGCGTCCACCGGCGAGAACGAGGCTTTGGAGTTGCGTGATGGCGATAAGAAGCGTTATGGTGGTAAAGGCGTATTGAAAGCGGTTGAGAATATCAATACGATTATCGCTCCGGCATTGAAAGGGATGTCTGCCTTGGATCAGATAGGTATCGATCATGCGATGTTGGCTTTGGACGGTACGAAAACTAAATCGAAACTAGGTGCGAACGCTATCCTTGGCGTTTCTTTAGCTGTAGCGAAAGCTGCCGCAAATTATTTGGATATTCCTTTATATAGATATATTGGTGGAACGAATACCTACGTGATGCCTGTTCCGATGATGAATATAATCAATGGCGGTTCGCATAGCGACGCTCCGATCGCTTTCCAAGAGTTTATGATTCGTCCGGTAGGTGCCGCTTCTTTCAAGGAAGGCTTACGTATGGGCGCTGAGGTATTCCATGCGTTGAAAAAGGTATTGCACGATCGTGGGTTAAGTACCGCTGTTGGTGATGAGGGTGGTTTCGCCCCGAATTTGGAAGGTACGGAAGATGCCTTGAACTCAATTATCGCCGCTATCAAGGCGGCTGGTTATGAACCGGGCAAGGATGTGATGATCGGTATGGATTGCGCTTCTTCTGAGTTTTATAAGGATGGAATCTACGATTACACGAAGTTTGAAGGAGAAAAAGGAGTGAAACGTACTTCCGACGAACAAGTGGATTATCTGGAAAAGCTGATCAACGAATACCCGATCGATTCCATTGAGGATGGTATGAGTGAGAATGATTGGGCTGGTTGGAAGAAACTGACAGATCGTATTGGTAACCATTGCCAATTAGTCGGAGATGATTTGTTCGTGACAAATGTAGAGTTCCTTTCAAGGGGTATTAAAGAAGGTTGCGGTAACTCAATCTTGATCAAGGTAAATCAGATCGGTTCCTTGACGGAGACACTGAACGCTATCGAGATGGCTCACCGTCATGGATACACGACCGTTACTTCACACCGTTCCGGTGAGACGGAAGACGCTACGATCGCCGATATCGCTGTCGCTACCAATAGCGGACAGATCAAGACGGGATCATTAAGTCGTTCGGACCGTATGGCTAAATATAACCAGCTGCTTCGTATCGAGGAGGAATTGGGAGACCGTGCCGTATACGGATACAAAAGAATCAATTAA
- the ahpC gene encoding alkyl hydroperoxide reductase subunit C — MEPIINSQLPEFKVQAFQNGNFKTVTNEDVLGKWAIFFFYPADFTFVCPTELVDMAEKYEQFKSMGVEIYSVSTDSHFVHKAWHDASETIRKIQYPMLADPTGALSRAFGVMIEEEGMAYRGTFLVNPEGKIKVAEIHDNNIGRDASELLRKVEAAQFVASHDGEVCPAKWKKGEATLKPSIDLVGKI, encoded by the coding sequence ATGGAACCGATTATTAATTCTCAACTTCCGGAGTTTAAAGTACAAGCTTTTCAAAATGGTAATTTCAAGACTGTAACCAACGAGGACGTTTTGGGTAAGTGGGCTATCTTTTTCTTCTACCCGGCCGATTTTACATTTGTTTGTCCAACAGAGTTGGTCGATATGGCTGAGAAGTATGAGCAGTTTAAATCAATGGGAGTAGAAATTTACTCTGTAAGTACAGACTCTCATTTTGTACATAAAGCTTGGCATGACGCTTCCGAGACTATCCGTAAGATCCAATATCCGATGTTGGCGGATCCCACTGGAGCACTGAGTCGTGCGTTTGGTGTGATGATTGAGGAAGAGGGTATGGCATACCGTGGCACTTTCTTGGTAAATCCGGAAGGAAAGATCAAAGTGGCCGAGATTCATGATAACAATATCGGTCGTGACGCTTCCGAGTTACTTCGTAAAGTTGAAGCCGCTCAGTTTGTCGCTTCACATGATGGTGAGGTTTGTCCCGCTAAATGGAAGAAAGGGGAGGCTACCTTGAAACCTAGCATTGACTTGGTAGGGAAAATCTAA